Below is a genomic region from Vitis riparia cultivar Riparia Gloire de Montpellier isolate 1030 chromosome 16, EGFV_Vit.rip_1.0, whole genome shotgun sequence.
atcttctTCATAGATTTTCCAAGAGATAATAAATGAATTCAAGATGCGCAGCTTGCAAATATCTGAGAAGAAGGTGTCCTCCAGATTGTATTTtctcttcatattttccttcaaacgaTCCTCAAAGATTTGCTTCTGTCCATAGAATTTATGGTGCCAGCAATATTGGAAAGATGTTGCaggtaataaaataataaaaaatatattattattttttaaatgttggcTTTATGTTtctatatttatgatttttgtcatttcttctaTCTTAATGCTTCCTATAgttcttcatttgttttaattttttattttatatattcttatcACAGAAAggttatttattaaatgaaattttatatattattattttggttttttttttattatcagcAAATTCCACTACATTTGAGGGCAGAAGCAACGGAGTCAATGTATTATGAGGCACAATGTCGAGTTGCAGACCCAGTGTACGGGATTGTGAAGACCATATCTCTACTAAATCAGGAGATACACCATGCCCAAAGCCAATTAGCAAAGGTTCAAGCTCAGATTGCATTCTACAATGCTCACGTGCATGGTaacaacaaaattcaaaatgttgAGCTCCCTTCTTCCAACTTCAACAACTCCTTGGCAAACCAAGGCGATGCCTTCCCTCACCCAACTCTACCGCTCTCCATCCGACCATCTTGGTCCATGTAGATCTATATTCAATGCTCACCTCTCTCCATGGAATaaatcttgtttatttatttattttaagggTTTTGTGGGGTTATTTATCTTAGTGtgtgaaattcaaatttaaaagcaTGTGCATATGTagtgcttatttttctttggaaaaTGAGTGGCTTTTATGTAAAGTCTTTTAGGAAAGAATTTTAATTGGTGATGGGGATGGGgatggaaaataaaatgaaagattggtcaataaaataagtggctTATATTTGTTTGGGTTTTGAGTTAATCCATTCAATTGTAAAAGAAAGATTTCaattaaagacaaaaaaaaaaaaccaaataaaataaatgaaaataaaaatgggattGGACCATGCAAgtttaaagttacaatttttaatttctaatatatttaataagattGAAATTTTGTTGATGAGATTATAAGAAACCATTTATAAAGCATCCATTTTACAAATA
It encodes:
- the LOC117933330 gene encoding LOB domain-containing protein 24-like — translated: MNSRCAACKYLRRRCPPDCIFSSYFPSNDPQRFASVHRIYGASNIGKMLQQIPLHLRAEATESMYYEAQCRVADPVYGIVKTISLLNQEIHHAQSQLAKVQAQIAFYNAHVHGNNKIQNVELPSSNFNNSLANQGDAFPHPTLPLSIRPSWSM